The Ornithorhynchus anatinus isolate Pmale09 chromosome 11, mOrnAna1.pri.v4, whole genome shotgun sequence genomic interval AAGAAACCCCTCTATTTCCCTAAATTGTCTTTGTATATCAGCAAGAGTGGAGGAGATGGTGTTGTGGGATTTATCATTATGTAACAAGCCTTTGAATATACTGTTAGGTCATGATAACCCAAGGACCTGTCTGTATCATTTACTTTTGTCTTTTTCTAGATTTGTGATGAATATTTGACCATCACTGTATTTCACCTCCTTGCTTGACTCTCTTCTTCTATCATTCTTTAAAATTGTGTTTTGCAGTTGCCTTTCATGTTACGGTAAAAGTATGTAATTTATAGTTGAATGCATAATTACTCCTTAAAGGGAACAAGGGGAAAATGTAATATgtacatcagctgtgtgattaaACTGACAAATGGATATGATTTAATATTTGTATTTTAACAGTTACTTTAAATAATGTTAAAGCAACCAAGTACGTCAGTGGGTGGTATACAGATATCACTCTGTAGCTGAGGGATTACTAAAACTTCCCAGTAGCTTTGTAAATACATAGAAAAAAGTGTACTTTTCTTCACACATTTTTACCAACCTGCCTTTCTTCGTGGAATTCTGGCAATATATTTTTATTTGCCTGCCCTAAAGTGTCCTGGCCCCAGTTGAATAGGCAAGTGACCACTTCCAAACCTAGACTAGAGTTCTGTAATTTCCCCAGTCTTTTCACGGGCCTGGTTTTCAGCTGTCTCTCATCCCTTTGAATTGGCCTGTTTTCTCTCTGTTACCAGGAAAATGGACATGGACTCGAATGAACCCTTCCGGAGTGAAGCCCACTCCGAGGTCTGGCTTCTCCGTGGCTCTGGCCCCTAATAGTCGGACCCTCCTGTTTGGCGGGGTGTgtgatgaagaagaggaggaaagcatCGAGGGTGATTTCTTCAATGACCTGTACTTGTACGACACAGCCAAGAATCGCTGGTTTGCAGGGCAGCTAAAGGTATTCTCACCCTCAGGTGGATGAATTAAGCCGTCGTAATAGGGATGACTACAAGTTCACAAACGTCTGTTTTAGAAGAACAGAAAAAAATATTAGCAGTAGACTTGGGTACACCAGGTGGAGAAAAATctgaaatggcatttattgctgggattttttttttccaggaatagATAttgccatggagaagcagcgtggctcagtggaaagagcccaggcttgggagtcagaggacgtgggttctaatcccggctccggcacctgtcagctttgtgaccttgagcaagtcacttaacttctctgttcctcagtcacctcatctgtaaaaatggggattaaaaaaaaatgtgagccccacatgggacaatctgatgaccctgtatctcccccagtgcttagaacagtactctgcacatagtaagcacttaacgaataccataattattaattattattattatgaattagtaGGAATACCTAGCCTTCTGGATAaatgttttttttcttccacccctttttctctcccctctttctgtaATTTCCTCCTGGTcactcctctcatctcccctgctactcctcctttaatggtatttgttaagtgcttactgtgttccagggccacgtgcaggggtagatacaagctaaataggttggacacagttcatgtcccatgtggggctcacagtcttagtccccctttcatagatgaggtaactgaggcacagagaagtgaagcgacttgctccaggtcacgcagcagtctagtggcggaaccaggattagaagccgggtcttctgactcgaaagcccctgctttttccactaggccatgctgcttcccagctcttcTGCTAGGTCCCTCACCAGTTCAGTGACTTTATTCGGCTGTATCTtttttcctgcctctctctctttctctctccctgccccgtctctgctgtcttttctctcccatccctcccctatTCTCTGTTCCTGTCGTTACATCTTAGTGACTCCTCTCATTTCCCCGACTCATTCTCCCCTGTTGTCTGCCACTATGTTTTCGCTGCAGTGGCAGACAGCACTACATTTTCACTACAttgccactagagaagcagcgtggctcagtggaaagagcccgggcttgggagtcagaggtcatgggttcgaatcctggctccgccacttgtcagctgtgtgactttgggcaagtgacttaacttctctgtgcctcagttccctcatctgtaaaatggggattaagactgtgagccccacatgggacaacctgatcaccttgtattcccccccagcgcttagaacagtgatctgcacatagtaagcgcttaacaaatgcccacattattattcttcttagagggggacacagacaatcagtcacttattgagcacttactgttcaagtAAGTGCTGACATGATCTACCGCCCATACCTGCAGCCCATTTCTAAGTACCTGTTCATGCTGTAGAACTCCCCACCTGcttccatgttgcttcccaaccTGCTGGGATCAGGAGGCCTGAGGGGTCTCTGCTCTCGTTGTACTCCCTTCCTCGCTTACCTCCTCCGCACACAAGGAAGCAGCAATCCTGCTGCATCTCTCACTCACGTGTGGGCTCACACGCACAGACAGATACATACactcctttctcttgctctccctctttctcccctttctccctcttcatctctctccaacATAAGTCTTGCCAGGTTTTGAGGTTTTGAGTCTTTCTAATgtttacttgaaaaaaaaaattcctcttcgtttttttaaggtgtttgcaAAGTgctactttgtgccgggcaccgtacttaacactggggtggatacaggctgatcgggttggacacagtcccacacagggctcatagtcttaatccccactttacagattaggtaactggggcccagaaaagttaagtgacttgcccagggtcacagagcaagcaggcaGCAGAGTCGGGagttgaacccaggcccttttgactcccgggcccgtgatctacctactgggccacgctgcttcttatcttcTTTCAAGATAAGAGGCTCATCGACTGGACCTCCGTCGATGGTCAGGGATGGAGTGATTCAACTGACGGCACAGATCTCCCCCATTTGACCTTTGCCTTCTTACGGACTTGATTTCCGGACCTGCGTTTACCGCGCCACTAACTGATATTAAGTATCATATGTATTTCCACACCTCTCTGCTTTGACTATCTGGTGAGCCATAGCGGATGGCAGAGGGAATGAAGTGAGGTGCTCACACCTAGTAGAGGAGCCTTTCCAAGTTCACAGACCTAAAAAGCTAGTAAGATGTCGATTGCTGCCAAATCGCAGCCTTAAAAATCGAACGTTTTCAAGAGATAAAGATTCCATTTGGACTCCAAGTTaagagcccgttgggtagggattatctctatttgttgccaaattgtactttccgagcgtttagtacagtgctctgcacacggtataaatacgatcgaatgaatgaacgaaggtctAGGAAGAGGAATAGGCAACCTCAGGCCAGAGAGCAGCAAACTTGTTACCTAAAGTGGCTGAGAAACTTCAGCTACTGTGAATATTTatgaaatgaaaaagagaaattaGAATCTTTATGAAGAAAAATTTTAATACATAAAACTTTGGGAGGCGGTGTTCATTTCTTCATGCTTTCATTAGCTTGGCATTGAACAAAGGGAAAAAGTAGGTATGACTGCAGCCTTGTTTTGAGTTTGCCCTATGAGGTATTTGGTTGTTACCCAAGAAACTTTCCCTCTTTGAGAGCAGACTGATCTGCTTCTAAATTCTTGGCAGGCCTCTTAGTCCTCCAAAGGCACTGAGTGTTACTCAGCAGTGCACTGTAATTTATCACTTCGTAATTGTATTTTGATTACATTAAGTGGTGGGTTATTTTCTCCTGCCTCGGTCACAAAATAGTGACGGCGCAGGGGAGACTAGAGGGttaattcctctttttttttttttttttaagaggcgcTAGGCTTTCAGTTGCTATAGTAAAAGCACCAGCGTTCCTGAGCCCCAAGTTTGATTTATATTTTTTGCTGTAAAAAATTAACAACAGCCAATACAGAGACCAAAAGCATGTGAAAGAATGTGCCGTTCAGAATCGATTTAGGCCATCGGTTGTTTTAAAAAATTTTTGTACTTGAAAAGGCCGTTCCCTCTTCTGTGTCGTTGGAGTTCACTGGCTTGTGTGTTCTTTGTTCTTTGGCTTCTTTCTGTCGTGTCACTAGGGACCTAAATCGGAAAAGAGAAAACGCAGGAGGGGCAAAAAACCGGAAGCCGGGGGACTTGAACACGAAGAGTGTACAGGGCCCAATCCCCAGGAACCTTTGGAAGTGATCAAAGAGGTTGTTGCAGAGGATGGAACAGTCATGACTATTAAACAAGTCATCTCAACCCCGGGGATGGAAGCGGAGAAATCTGAATCTGAAGATGAAGCTGGAGGAGAGGCCCGCGGCCCAGGCGTGGAACCCTGTCCTCGCTCTAATGCTATGTTGGCCGTGAAACACGGCCTACTTTACGTGTACGGGGGCATGTTTGAAGCTGGAGACCGCCAGTTCACACTCAATGATTTCTACTGCATTGATCTTCACAAGCTGGAAGAATGGAAAGTGTTGGTGGAGATGGATCCAAGTAAGCTGGGGCCAGAGTTTCTCTGTTGTCTTACCTGTGCATAAGAAGTGCCATTTCCAGGGTCGGACCGATAGTCCGAGCCGCCAGCGTGCTGTCTCTGAGAGGCGACAGGATGCCCTGGGAAGCGAGCAGTCTGGTGGTTGCTCTCCTTGACAACCAAGGCAATCCACTGTTCAGAGATCAGCCTCAGAGGCACAGGGTCaaatttccctcctttccccgcgTTGACCACATCTCTCGGTCGGCCGGGTTCATTCAGCTTTGAATTTTGCTTCTCCGAAATTCCGTCCGGTTAGTCCGAGACTTAAGCCTGATGAGCTGATGTTCATATATGGGAAAGGGATGATTTAAAAATGCAGTCACTCTGCCCCTGGGTTTTAGGCAGCTGTGGCTAGTTATATCTTGAGACTATTTTTTCACCCCGGATAAATCTCGTTTGAGCCGACAGATCTTTTAGTGGTGGTCTATTTAGGGTGCTGCTGATCGGTGAGTCATTGCAGAACAGATTTTAGTCGGGCCCTGATTCTTTAGATTGTCAGAAGGCTGCTGTTTTTATTCACAGAAGAACTAAACTTGGCAAAGGTTAATCTCTCTAGcaatctctctccacctctaatTTTGAACTCTGTGGCTTTTTTCATTGTTTGATCTGAAAGTCTTCCTTTAATCTTTCAATCACCATCTAAAATAATTCCACAATTTCACCGGTTCTTTCCACTGCCTTATTATTTCTAAAGTAGGCTTTTCTAGGGTCAGGTCAGTGATTTTGTTACACTGTGGCTGGAGAATAGAGAAGAAACGGATTGATGAGAGACTAATAATTGttctattttttaagtgcttactatatgccaggcactgtactgagcactggggtagatacaggataatcaggtcgcacatgtggctcacagagtaagcaggagggagaacaggtagtgaactcccattttgcagatgagggaaccgaggcacagataagttgtaacttgcccgtgatcacacagcagataagtagcggagctgggcttagaaaccaggtcctgcgactcccaggcctttgctgttTCCTCTAGATCACGGTGTCTCTCTGGACGGACGATCCGTATCCATTGCTTTAGAATGGATGATTATGCCCAGGATATGTAACCGGTTGAGAAAAAACGATCCCTGCTTGGCGGGAGTTGTTAGAAATGTTCagcttctaaaaaaaaatccaaattttgAGAACACTTTAATATTGCTTAAAAGGTGGATCCCAAAGAGTCTATCCCAGACTATTTTGCTGAAATATTATAGAATTAAATTACAAGGGTAAAGTGAGGAAAAAGTGTATTTGAAagtgtcactctcctcctctagactgtaaactcgttgtggtcagggaacatgtctgccaactttatgttgcgctctccccagcacttactgtattggtctgcatgcagtaagcagtcaataaatgcgattgagtgattgaaatgcCATCTGGGTCGGTCACTCCAGCGGTCTCCTCAGCCCAGTGTTCtgtcagtagtagttattgagtgctcatcCCGTGTACAGCACTGAAATCAGTTATTGGTAGAAGTTGATAGTCAGTGGTCCGTGGCTTCCAGTCACGTACAGTTTAGTCGGGGAGGCGGACCTTAAAATATATTACTGGTAGGTGGAAACAGTTAAGGCCAGAGATAGGTTCATAAATGCTATTGGGGATTGAGGCCGGGGGCGAGtatccaagtacttaggtgacTTGGAAGTCCTGAAGGGACAGTGGGTGAGGTGAGATTAATCGGGAAGAGTCCTCCTGGAGTaggtgtaatttcagaagggtctggaggatggaggggagtagagggctgtcagatgtgaagggggagggagttcagggcagaagggagggtgcgaGCAAGAGATtgctgagagagatgagagtgaggcacagtgagtaggttggctagaGAGGAGCTGAGTGTACGAGCTGGGGTTTAATGGGAGAAGAGTTTGGGGGCACAAAGCTGATGGAGTGTCTTAAgataatggtcaggagtttcttcttgtggcagagaggaatgggaaatcatggaggttttggaagagtgggaagacgtaggcagttaagcgcttaacatgtgccaagctccgtactAAGTACCTCAAGCATAGTTTGGGAAGTCTGGAAGACTTGCAAAATAGATTCTAATTATCTTCTGTAATCTTGTTGTTTGACTAGATTTGCTTTCTAACGCCACTTATGAAAATCAAGGAGAAGGGCACATCTGGGAAAATTGTAAACAAGATTTTTATTTGTTGAGGATTTAAAATTAGCAGCCCTAGCAACAGTCGTTCGGGTGGGGCCCGGGCAGCAGGTTCACCACACTGAAAGGGTTAGAAAGTATTACTCATATGACACTGGGGAATGGGCAAGAAATAAAAGTGATCAGGCTGTTCCATTTCAGTTCTCTGACCTACCGGGCTCTCACCgttttcactcctctgtgctctgATTCTGCCACAGCATCCCTtcgcccccctttcacctcctcccTTGGGTCTGAGGGATGCCCACTGGTGACAGGGTGGCATCGATTATCAGGGCATTGGTGGCCTTGGACATCTAGAATGTTCCATTAGTTGGTTGAAGGAAGGTAGATGTATGGAGATAATCAGACTCAGCTACTTTGTCCTTTTTTGCAAGAAAGTCAAAGCTCCCTAGAAATTTTGCCCGGTCAGGCCCATTACCTCCGATTTCACACTGTTAGGGTTGCTACTCGTAGGCGATTCAAAGTTTGGCATTCTGAAAAGTTTCAGCAATGATAATTCGTAGTTTTTATTGAAATTGCCCCAAGGAGCAGAAGCATGTTTATTCTTTTCATTAAATACTTTTTCCTAGATTTTGCCTTAGGgaggtctgagagggagggaggtctttCTGCATCCCTTTGGTACAATCAGTCCATTCTGGCcctgcttgctctctctctctcctcctttctcactcttctttttctttctcttcctcttcaggaAAAAATACAGTAGCAACATCTTTTGAACAAATCCATATGACTCCCACATTTAAAGATTAGAAAATAATGCATTTTAAGACCGTGCTACTTTTGAGTGGGGAGAATACTTTATTTCTTTCGTGACTCCTTCCTATTGCAGCTCtccaatggtaaaccaattcctaAATGCCGCTTGTTTGGGTGATCTAatgagaggggagatgagttACACCCAAAAGCTTTGAGTCATTGCTTCTCACATCTCTTGACCCTCCCATCTTCCTTGGTGGCACTCATTTCAACATTATATCATGCAGTGAGTTTTTGCTTTATCTAATTTTTCTTTTGCCAATGTGGGATTCTTTGTTCCAATCTAATGTACACAGTGGGGAAAAACTCGTATATCTTGCCTCATCTTGCATCTGATTCTCAAGGATGATCAGGGAGCGAAAGAGATATACTTCAAACCATCTGTTTCCATAATAAACAGTTCAACTGTTGAGTAGAGCATTGAATTCTCAGAGGAAAGCACCAGGTAACATGTAATTCTCCTGTGGCATTCCTGAGGTCTAATTTAAAAACCACGTGAGTTTATTTTGCTGTTACAGAAACCCAAGAGTGGCTCGAGGAATCCGACTCTGAAGATGGAGATGATGGAGAAGGtgcagagggaggggatgaggatgaggacaCAGAAGAAGAGAGCGAAGAAGATGAAGGTATTTGTGTAGCAGAATCGAAGACAATTTTGTGTTCGCCAGGATCCCGTTGATACTTGGGGTTTGAAGTAGAAACACGTGGCCAGTGTTTGGTGTCTCAAGTTAGGGTTGAGGTGCGTCGATTAcctgaggaaagaggagagtttCTTGGGAAACTTGTAGATGAAAGTGAAGATATATTACCCGAATAGGTAGTGGGGGAGACTTACCTGGTTCAAAGTCTGTTCTGTGAGCCTGTGTTCTTGGACTTTGAGCCTAAAGTTGCAATGTGTGAACTGTGAACAAAAAATGGAAGTGACAGCTCGAATCCTAGTATGTCCTTTCGTTACAGAAAGGCTATTAAATTTTGCAGTTGGGTGGCTTTAATTGTTATATATAGTAACAAAATTGCAAGAGTGACCTTGAGTTTTTCACCTCATGGGATTGCCTTCACAGTTTATGAATTCACTCACAcacattctccttttctctctcttcctctcttcctcccccttctcctcccctcacttttcttcccctcctgactcccagaagagGAGCAACACCCTTCAGTTGAACCTGACGAGAAATTCACAGACTATCTGCCTAGGACTGAGCAGTACTGGGTTAAACTGGCCCAGAGCAACATGGGGCCCGATGCAAAAGAGAAGAAGGTGCTGAAAGTGGCCCACGCCATGGCAAAGACATTCTTTGACAGCTCCGTCTAGAGACAGTACTTGGTCTCTGCTGCATAGAATGGGTATTGTACAGTTGAGAGACGTAACTACGCTGAAATTGAGGTTAATGCAGATAAATCCGGCCCACTGCAGACAGACACCTGCAAGCTCACCCTAAAATCTCAGGAGGCTCCGTCTTTCTGGTACTATTCACCGACTTGTGCCATTCAGAACTGAGGAAAAGCGTGTGGCAAGTCTATGGCTGCCAGTAGCTCTTGCGTATGAAACCACTGGAGGAAGTATTTGGAAGCCAAGCGGAAAGTATTTGTTGCAGATGTTTTATTTTAGTGATGGTTGAATGTTCTTCAGTGTTCCCAGCTTACTTTGGTGTCTGAAAACTTGCTGAAGTAGAGACGGGGTCGGGGCTTGGGAGATTTTGTAATAAAGAGCCATTTGGTTGGCTCATTTGTTCCTAGTGTCTTTCCATTTGTTCTTTGGCGTATTGCACTTTACAACTTTCTGGTGGCAAGTGTTTTTGTTGAAATAACAAGCTGTCTTTCACCCCCAGCtgtctctcatcttccctcccacttcctctgccttcccaggAGTGATCCTTTTTGAGTTGGGAGGGGGGAGTAGACTTGGAGAGAAGGACTTTAAGAGTCTTTGAGGCATAATTTAAACACCATGTGCTTTAGTTCTGCAGAAGGCGAAGAGAGTGGAAGTGGGGCACAAAGATTGGCAATATGATTTCTGTATTCAGGCGGAGTAAAGCACACTACAGTTCCAAGAGGCTTGGGGAAGAGGCAATGGGAAGTGACTCTAGGAAGGGAAAACCAGAGTAAGCTGGGAGGAATGGGActctcagggaaaaggtttcataaggaggggaagaggcttATGATCTCTTAAATTTAATTCAGTCCTTTAGATGGGATTCACGTATACCCAAGAGTTGAAAAAATGCAAAAGTTGCAGTAATTATGACAGAG includes:
- the KLHDC4 gene encoding kelch domain-containing protein 4 isoform X1: MGKKNKKEKKGKGAEKTAAKMEKKVSKRSKKEEEDLEALIAHFQTLDAKKTQIIETPCPPPSPRLNASLSAHPEKDELILFGGEYFNGQKTFLYNELFIYNIRKDTWTKVDVPNPPPRRCAHQAAMVPQGGGQLWVFGGEFASPDGEQFYHYKDLWVLHLATKTWEQIKATGGPSGRSGHRMVAWKRQLIIFGGFHESTRDYIYYNDAYAFNLDTFTWTKLSPTGPGPTPRSGCQMSATSEGNIIIYGGYSKQRVKKDVDKGTLHTDMFLLKPENTEGGKWTWTRMNPSGVKPTPRSGFSVALAPNSRTLLFGGVCDEEEEESIEGDFFNDLYLYDTAKNRWFAGQLKGPKSEKRKRRRGKKPEAGGLEHEECTGPNPQEPLEVIKEVVAEDGTVMTIKQVISTPGMEAEKSESEDEAGGEARGPGVEPCPRSNAMLAVKHGLLYVYGGMFEAGDRQFTLNDFYCIDLHKLEEWKVLVEMDPKTQEWLEESDSEDGDDGEGAEGGDEDEDTEEESEEDEEEEQHPSVEPDEKFTDYLPRTEQYWVKLAQSNMGPDAKEKKVLKVAHAMAKTFFDSSV
- the KLHDC4 gene encoding kelch domain-containing protein 4 isoform X3; its protein translation is MVPQGGGQLWVFGGEFASPDGEQFYHYKDLWVLHLATKTWEQIKATGGPSGRSGHRMVAWKRQLIIFGGFHESTRDYIYYNDAYAFNLDTFTWTKLSPTGPGPTPRSGCQMSATSEGNIIIYGGYSKQRVKKDVDKGTLHTDMFLLKPENTEGGKWTWTRMNPSGVKPTPRSGFSVALAPNSRTLLFGGVCDEEEEESIEGDFFNDLYLYDTAKNRWFAGQLKGPKSEKRKRRRGKKPEAGGLEHEECTGPNPQEPLEVIKEVVAEDGTVMTIKQVISTPGMEAEKSESEDEAGGEARGPGVEPCPRSNAMLAVKHGLLYVYGGMFEAGDRQFTLNDFYCIDLHKLEEWKVLVEMDPKTQEWLEESDSEDGDDGEGAEGGDEDEDTEEESEEDEEEEQHPSVEPDEKFTDYLPRTEQYWVKLAQSNMGPDAKEKKVLKVAHAMAKTFFDSSV
- the KLHDC4 gene encoding kelch domain-containing protein 4 isoform X2, with protein sequence MGKKNKKEKKGKGAEKTAAKMEKKVSKRSKKEEEDLEALIAHFQTLDAKKTQIIETPCPPPSPRLNASLSAHPEKDELILFGGEYFNGQKTFLYNELFIYNIRKDTWTKVDVPNPPPRRCAHQAAMVPQGGGQLWVFGGEFASPDGEQFYHYKDLWVLHLATKTWEQIKATGGPSGRSGHRMVAWKRQLIIFGGFHESTRDYIYYNDAYAFNLDTFTWTKLSPTGPGPTPRSGCQMSATSEGNIIIYGGYSKQRVKKDVDKGTLHTDMFLLKPENTEGGKWTWTRMNPSGVKPTPRSGFSVALAPNSRTLLFGGVCDEEEEESIEGDFFNDLYLYDTAKNRWFAGQLKGPKSEKRKRRRGKKPEAGGLEHEECTGPNPQEPLEVIKEVVAEDGTVMTIKQVISTPGMEAEKSESEDEAGGEARGPGVEPCPRSNAMLAVKHGLLYVYGGMFEAGDRQFTLNDFYCIDLHKLEEWKVLVEMDPKTQEWLEESDSEDGDDGEGAEGGDEDEDTEEESEEDEEEQHPSVEPDEKFTDYLPRTEQYWVKLAQSNMGPDAKEKKVLKVAHAMAKTFFDSSV